The following is a genomic window from Spirosoma agri.
CCACGTTGGCCACCGGCGTCTGTACCAGGTCCGTGGACTTTACCGAAGCAATGGCACCCGTGGTTTCAATCTTACGCTGGGTTCCGTACCCAACCACAACCACTTCGTTTAGCGACCGGTCGTCGGACTGAAGCGTCAGGTCAATGACGGTGCGGTTGCCTACCGTGATGTCCTGCGAAACATAACCAATAAACGAAAAGGTAAGGACTGCCGATGAGGTCGGTACGTTGGGTAACGAATACTGACCATCTGCGTTGGTGGTTGTACCCCGCTGGGTGTTTTTCAGAATAACGCTGACACCCGGTAAGGCACTACCGTCTGCCCCCGTTACGCGTCCACTGACAGTACTGCTCTGCGCTAACACAACCGCGACCGATGTTAGGGTTGTAAGGACAAGGCATACTACGAAACGTATTCTTTTTTTCATAAGGGTAATTATAGGAATAGTTTAATTTTTGGTCTTCAGGTCGTCGATTCGCTTTCTGGCAACTAACTGAAGATAAAAGAGGGTGTATGCGCTTAAATGAGCTGTTTGACCACGAATTGATTGAATTTCCGGCAGGAAATGCCTTATGTCAAGAAAAACTTTACTTATTTTCCTGGGAACATTCCCAATTTAAATTGGGAATGTTCCCAGGAAAATAGAGATTTATGGACTGGGCTTTGGCCGGTATTATCGTTACTTAAGAAAAGTACAATTTTATGCAGCAGCATCTAACTACGATCATTGATATTGCCCGTCAACTGGGAATATCCAAATCCACCGTTTCGCGGGCGTTGACGGGTCATCCAAATGTGAATGCGAAAACACGCCAGCGGGTGCTGGAACTGGCCGAGCAACTGGACTACCAGCGTAATCAACTGGCCATTTCGCTGCTAACCAATCAGACCCGTACGGTGGGCATCATGGTGCCGGAATTTATCAGTTTTTTCTTCCCGAAAGTGATCATTGGCGCACAGGAAGTGCTGGCGGAAGCGGGTTATAACGTGGTGATTTGCCACTCAAACGAATCGTACGAAACCGAAGTCGCAAATGCCAAAGCGTTACTGGCCAGCCGCGTCGATGGACTGATCGTGTCGCATACGAAAGAAACCCGCAACTTCGATCACTTCCGGATTTTTCAGCGGAAGGGTGTGCCGGTGGTCTTCTTCAACCGCGTGTGCGAGGATATGGATGTATCGAAGGTGACGGTCAATGATTATGAGGGTGCTTTTCGGGCGGTGGAACACCTGATCCAGACTGGTCGGCGACGGATTGCTCACCTTGCAGGGCCCGACAGTTTACCCAATAGCCGCGACCGGCTCAATGGCTATCGTGATGCGCTGCGGCAGTATGGTATCGCCGAAGAATCGGAACTGATCATTTCGTATGATCTGACCCTGGAGAAGGCCAATATTTACGTGAATCACCTCCTGAATCTGGCCCAGCCGCCCGACGCTTTATTTACCATCAATGACCCGACGGCTATTGAAGCGTTGAAAGTGATCAAAAGCCGGGGACTGCGCATTCCCGACGACATTGCCATCGTTGGATTCAGTAATGACCCGATTTCGGCCTTGGTCGAGCCGAGCCTGACAACGGTATCACAGCCCGTCAGCGAAATCGGGCAGCAGGCGGCTACGCTACTGATGGAGCAAATGACCGATAAAGATCACAGCAAACCGCCCCGCACAATTGTACTGGAAACGCAGCTTATTGTACGGGGATCATCGTAGCAGGTAGGTAGTCCAAATTATGGGCGAAACGTTATTTGTTGCGCGTGCTCAGGTAATACACCGGAATACCGAGTCCGGCGATCAGCAGGCCCATGCCCGTGTTGAAGGTTTTGGTATAGAGCAGAATGCCACAGATCGTCAGGGCAGCAATGACATAGAGCGCGGGAACAACCGGATATCCAAACGCACGATACGGACGCTCGGCATTCGGTTCGGTCCGCCGGAGTCGGAACAGGCCGGCAATCGTGACCATGTAGAAAAGCAGCGACGCAAAGGTGCAGTAATCAAGCAGATCGCCGTATTTACCGGACAAACAAAGGATCGACGCCCAGATGCATTGAAGCCACAACGCCCGACCCGGAACCGCATTTTCGTTCAGGTGGGATGCCTGCTTGATGAACAGCCCGTCTTTAGCCATAGCATAGTAGAGTCGTGCGCCAGCCAGAATCAGCCCGTTGTTACAACCAAAGGTCGACACCATGATCAGAACGGCCATGATGGCAACGGCTACATTGCCAAAAACCGTTTCGACGGCGGCTGTTGCTACGCGGTCGGCATCGGCAAACTGGATACCACGACCAACAATGTCTGTAGCCGTTGGCAAGCCTTTGAGGGGTAATAGGGAGAGGTAGGAAACGTTCGCCAGGAAATAGATCGTCGTCACAATGAGTGTACCGAAAAACAGAGCCAGCGGAATGTTTCGGCGCGGATTCTTAATTTCTCCGGCAATAAACGTCACATTATTCCACGCATCCGCCGAAAATAAAGACCCGATCATCGACGTGCCAAATGCTAAAATCAACGCCATGCCCGCCAACGGAATAACCTCGCCCGTTGCCGACGTACTGCTCGCATCCCAGGCGTTACTGAGGTTAGTCGATAGCAACCCACTGCTGAGTCCAATGGTAATACCGATCACAATCAATCCAAGCAAAGCGATCAGTTTGGCGGATGTGAACACGTTCTGAATCAGCTTGCCGCTTTGCACCCCCCGGCTGTTGAGCCACGTCAGCAGGACCAGACTCGAGATGGCGAAGAGTGATCCCAGCGTGATTTTGATGGGCCCCAGCGCCAGCAGGACATTGTCGGGGCCAAGGGCCGGAATAAACACCGCCGTATATTTAGTGAACGCAACGGCTACCGCAGCAATCGTGCCCGTTTGAATGACCGTAAACACCGTCCACCCGTAGACAAAACCCGTCAGGCGACCGTAGGCCCGCTGAATATAAATGTACTGTCCGCCTGCTTTGGGCATCATACCGGCCAGCTCCCCATAGCTAAGTGCAGCCGCCACCGTTAGTACGCCCGTCAAGACCCAAAGCATTAATAGCCACCCCGATGAGCCAAGATTACGGGCCATGTCGGCGGTAACGATGAACACCCCCGAGCCGATCATCGAACCTGAAACAATCAGGGTGGAGTCGATCAGACTGAGTGAGCGTTTGAATTCGGTTGGTTCGGAGGTTACGTCATCCGAGTAAAGCGTATTGGGTAGTTTGTCTGCCATGAAGAAGAGGATGTAGGCGCAAGAAGCGGCCCATTGCGCAAAATAACAAACCTTTACGCATAAAACCGCACCGTCTGACCGCTTAAAATTCTGTTGGTTTGCTGAATGGCAGAATTTATTTTGTGGGGGGTAACGGCCAAACGTCAGGAAAAGAATAGGTGCGGTCAAAAGAAAATTGTTGCCCCGAGTTACTGCTTAACGACCAATCTGATAACACAACTACGCCGGAATAAGGCCCAGAACGGGGAAGTCAGGAGAACACCAGCCAGAAAATTTGTTCTACAGACAGGCGTTAACAAACGTAATTCCGTCTGGTCTGCTAACGCGGAGATAGACACTGGATCAGCGACGATACCGAATTCGGGTAGTTACCGACTTCGCCATTCTTCAAACCCACATGTGCGGTCCAGGTAAAAAAGGCACTTTAGAAACTCAATCTATATGGCTCATTCTGCCAACACACACGCAGATCAATCCGATGGGAAACATTCCTATACCAACAATACTGTTTATGAGGCCGATCATGACATCTGGTGGCATCCTGACGCGTTGTTCTTCATGCTTAAAACCTCCGTCAACCCGGCGCGGATGGGTTATTTCAGTCGCATCGTGCAGCAACATTTGCCCGATGTCGCTGGTAAAACGTTGTTGGATGTTGGCTGCGGGGGAGGAATTCTGGCTGAAGCGTTTGCGAATCTGGGCATTGCCGTAACGGGTATCGATCCGTCCGCTTCAGCTATTGATACGGCTCGTCGTCATGCTGGTCAGGGGGGGCTATCCATCACGTACAGGACCGGAACGGGGGAACGGTTGCCATTTCCCGATGCTTCGTTCGACTTTGTGAGTTGCTGCGATGTACTGGAGCACGTTCAGGATGTCGATGCAGTGCTAATGGAAATCAGCCGCGTGCTAAAACCGGGTGGTTTCTTTTTCTACGATACCGTTAACCGGACCTGGCTAAGCTGGTTATTTCTGATCAAAGTTGCCCAGGACTGGAAACGATGGGCGTTCATGAAACCCAACCAGCATCTGTACCACCGATTTGTTAAACCCGACGAACTGCATCAGAAAATGGAGCGGCTGGGCCTGACGAACCAGGATACGCGCGGTATGGTCGCTGATTATCCTATACTGAAAACGCTTTACTGGCTCCGCAAGCGAACCTCCGGCGATTGGACATTCCGCGAACTGGGCGAACGAATGAAAATGCGCGAAGGGCGCGATACGAATTTTTGTTACATGGGCTGGGCAAGGAAATAGTTACCGTATTTCGATCTCATCGACCATAAGTTGCGCCGGTTTGCCGGGATTGCGTAAACCCGATGGCACCCGGCCAATATTTCGGGCAATGATGCGTACGTAGCGGGCAGTAGTGGGCGAAAAATCGAACGGGAGCCGGACAAATGCCCGCTTTCCTCCCTCGGCAGCATCGGTTTTTCTCGACAGGACCGGGGTAAATGTTTTCCCATCGTCCGAAACGGAAATCTCAACCTGTTTGGGTAGACAGATATTACGGGCGGTGTATTTAAGGAAGCCAACCCGAACGCTCGTTACGGACTGCGACTGGCCGAGATCGACAACCGCGTTGATGTCACTGATGAACGATACGACGCCCGCTATTTCGTAGCCGCCCATGCCGCCGGTAGTACCATCGGTCAGGCTGTAATTTTTGTCGGGTCTGCCCGTGGTTGGCGCAGTCAATAACGTATACGGTTTGCCCGTCGCTTTCGAGACAAGAAACTCTTTCTGCACTTTCGCCGGTCGACTGAGCGGTTTTCTGTCGGCGAATGCCGCTGTCCGGATGGTGGTCGTCTTATCCAGCACCAGCGGGTTACCGTACCGGGCCGACTCGCCGGAAGGGATGCTGCCATCGAGCGTGTACCGAATGTCCGGAACCTGGTTGCTGGCTGCTATCGTAATAGCAACTTTACCATCAGCCGTGGGTTTGGCCGAGAAGGAAGGATCATAAACTGTCCGGGAATAATTGACGTTCAGGGCGGCCAGGCGCTCGAAGTGAACGGGTAACCGCCGGGTAAAATCATCGTAATTTTTCTGGCTCAACGGTGTCCAGACCACCTCGGCCAAAGCAGCCGCCCTGGGCCAGACCATGTACTCCAACTGATCCGAAGTCTTGATGTACTCAGTCCAGACATTGGCCTGTGCACCCAGAATGTGCGTTGCTTCGCTGGGCGATAATTCGGGTGGAGTCGGGTTATACGAGTAGACCATAGCCAGCGGAAGTAAGCCGCCGAAACCGGTTGGTTCCTGGGCCGGATCGCCCTGAAAATGATCGAGGTAACAGAACTGGCCGGGTGTCATAATGACGTCGTGGTTCTGGCGGGCCGCCTGGATACCCCCTTTTATACCCCGCCAGCTCATTACCGTAGCGTTCGGTGACAACCGAATCGACGGGTTGTTCCCCTCCAGTATTTCGTCCCAGCCAATGATTCGGCGTCCTTTCGAGGTTACGAATTTATCGATGCGGTTGACGAAATAACGTTGCAGGCCGTTCTCGTCCTTCAGCCCTTCGCGCTTGATCAACTGCTGGCAAAAGGCACTTTTACGCCATACCGTCTTTGGGCATTCGTCACCGCCAATGTGAATGTATTTGCCCGGAAACAGGCCAATTACTTCCGTCAGCACATCCTGCAAAAACGAAAACGTCTTTTCGGTTGGACAGAATACGTCATCAAAAACGCCCCACTTCGTCGCTACCTGGTAGGACGTCGCGTTACAGCCTAATTCGGGATAAGCCGCTAAAGCCGCCAGTGCGTGGCCCGGTAGTTCGATTTCGGGCACGACGTTAATGTATTTCGACGCAGCATAACGCACGACCTCGCGTACCTCGTCCTGCGTGTAAAAACCGCCGTAGGGTTTGCCGTCAAAAACCTGTGGGTCGTACTCATCGTAATGCCCAACGATGGTTTCCCGTCGCTGCGAG
Proteins encoded in this region:
- a CDS encoding LacI family DNA-binding transcriptional regulator encodes the protein MQQHLTTIIDIARQLGISKSTVSRALTGHPNVNAKTRQRVLELAEQLDYQRNQLAISLLTNQTRTVGIMVPEFISFFFPKVIIGAQEVLAEAGYNVVICHSNESYETEVANAKALLASRVDGLIVSHTKETRNFDHFRIFQRKGVPVVFFNRVCEDMDVSKVTVNDYEGAFRAVEHLIQTGRRRIAHLAGPDSLPNSRDRLNGYRDALRQYGIAEESELIISYDLTLEKANIYVNHLLNLAQPPDALFTINDPTAIEALKVIKSRGLRIPDDIAIVGFSNDPISALVEPSLTTVSQPVSEIGQQAATLLMEQMTDKDHSKPPRTIVLETQLIVRGSS
- a CDS encoding APC family permease — its product is MADKLPNTLYSDDVTSEPTEFKRSLSLIDSTLIVSGSMIGSGVFIVTADMARNLGSSGWLLMLWVLTGVLTVAAALSYGELAGMMPKAGGQYIYIQRAYGRLTGFVYGWTVFTVIQTGTIAAVAVAFTKYTAVFIPALGPDNVLLALGPIKITLGSLFAISSLVLLTWLNSRGVQSGKLIQNVFTSAKLIALLGLIVIGITIGLSSGLLSTNLSNAWDASSTSATGEVIPLAGMALILAFGTSMIGSLFSADAWNNVTFIAGEIKNPRRNIPLALFFGTLIVTTIYFLANVSYLSLLPLKGLPTATDIVGRGIQFADADRVATAAVETVFGNVAVAIMAVLIMVSTFGCNNGLILAGARLYYAMAKDGLFIKQASHLNENAVPGRALWLQCIWASILCLSGKYGDLLDYCTFASLLFYMVTIAGLFRLRRTEPNAERPYRAFGYPVVPALYVIAALTICGILLYTKTFNTGMGLLIAGLGIPVYYLSTRNK
- the ubiG gene encoding bifunctional 2-polyprenyl-6-hydroxyphenol methylase/3-demethylubiquinol 3-O-methyltransferase UbiG; amino-acid sequence: MAHSANTHADQSDGKHSYTNNTVYEADHDIWWHPDALFFMLKTSVNPARMGYFSRIVQQHLPDVAGKTLLDVGCGGGILAEAFANLGIAVTGIDPSASAIDTARRHAGQGGLSITYRTGTGERLPFPDASFDFVSCCDVLEHVQDVDAVLMEISRVLKPGGFFFYDTVNRTWLSWLFLIKVAQDWKRWAFMKPNQHLYHRFVKPDELHQKMERLGLTNQDTRGMVADYPILKTLYWLRKRTSGDWTFRELGERMKMREGRDTNFCYMGWARK
- a CDS encoding glycoside hydrolase family 20 protein; amino-acid sequence: MVKRLILVVALLLPLPVAFSQSVERYTIIPRPAQLEPRAGEFSISRTTIIGVSFAQADVKAIVDTFAHHISRSTGLTIPVRNGNKLTLPENLIEFLSSTDTTLGAEGYRIDITDRLVTIEATGPKGFFYAVQTLYQLLPPTTLAASHPIPATNLTTLMIPACRIQDQPRYSYRGLHLDVGRHFFSVAYIKKYLDLMALHKFNTFHWHLTDDQGWRIEIKKYPKLTQIGSQRRETIVGHYDEYDPQVFDGKPYGGFYTQDEVREVVRYAASKYINVVPEIELPGHALAALAAYPELGCNATSYQVATKWGVFDDVFCPTEKTFSFLQDVLTEVIGLFPGKYIHIGGDECPKTVWRKSAFCQQLIKREGLKDENGLQRYFVNRIDKFVTSKGRRIIGWDEILEGNNPSIRLSPNATVMSWRGIKGGIQAARQNHDVIMTPGQFCYLDHFQGDPAQEPTGFGGLLPLAMVYSYNPTPPELSPSEATHILGAQANVWTEYIKTSDQLEYMVWPRAAALAEVVWTPLSQKNYDDFTRRLPVHFERLAALNVNYSRTVYDPSFSAKPTADGKVAITIAASNQVPDIRYTLDGSIPSGESARYGNPLVLDKTTTIRTAAFADRKPLSRPAKVQKEFLVSKATGKPYTLLTAPTTGRPDKNYSLTDGTTGGMGGYEIAGVVSFISDINAVVDLGQSQSVTSVRVGFLKYTARNICLPKQVEISVSDDGKTFTPVLSRKTDAAEGGKRAFVRLPFDFSPTTARYVRIIARNIGRVPSGLRNPGKPAQLMVDEIEIR